A single genomic interval of Pectinophora gossypiella chromosome 22, ilPecGoss1.1, whole genome shotgun sequence harbors:
- the LOC126377188 gene encoding uncharacterized protein LOC126377188 → MAVTRREYIFSSFLIGVVSVLLIVVAVSSDSWIVSSASAQGQIRDNYINYGLFRGELEINILSTPVINTLYMTCVVDENACAVSCKTTPEARENEVRALAQGYRPVLGCNSDSTILPGDLLDPPPVISFAFYASTLAVIFLHLAFAVISSGLAIVNATRNPTEPIWGLPGCLWSNAITAVLGFTVLLMFGVYWATSGLKDHLAFSDTAQISYTLSQGLGYSYWLLIAAVIFSLCNVGLIELRKYLLERDPPPPTIKVENHSDGTIFLY, encoded by the exons ATGGCGGTAACACGGAGGGAATATATTTTCTCTTCGTTTTTAATTGGAGTTGTCTCTGTGCTTTTGATTGTGGTTGCAGTGTCAAGTGATAGTTGG ATAGTATCGAGCGCGAGTGCGCAAGGGCAGATCCGCGACAACTACATTAACTATGGACTCTTCCGGGGCGAATTGGAGATCAATATCCTGAGCACTCCTGTCATTAATACCTTGTATA TGACATGTGTGGTAGACGAAAATGCCTGCGCTGTAAGCTGTAAAACGACGCCTGAGGCGAGAGAAAATGAG GTTCGAGCCTTAGCTCAAGGCTACCGTCCAGTTTTAGGATGTAATTCGGACTCAACCATCCTTCCTGGAGATTTAT TGGACCCACCACCAGTAATATCGTTCGCGTTCTACGCGTCCACCTTGGCCGTAATATTCCTTCACCTGGCCTTCGCCGTGATATCCTCAGGGTTGGCCATCGTCAATGCTACGAGGAATCCCACTGAACCTATATGGGGTCTACCTG GATGTCTATGGTCTAACGCGATCACAGCAGTCCTAGGATTTACCGTTCTTCTCATGTTCGGCGTGTACTGGGCGACCTCAGGGCTAAAAGACCATCTCGCCTTCTCTGACACTGCGCAAATATCTTACACTCTCAGCCAGGGCCTAGGATACTCTTACTG GTTGCTAATAGCTGCGGTGATATTTTCACTATGCAACGTGGGTCTCATTGAACTGAGGAAGTACTTGCTAGAACGAGATCCTCCGCCCCCTACCATCAAAGTGGAGAACCATTCTGACGGCACCATTTTCTTATattag